A region from the Chlamydiales bacterium genome encodes:
- a CDS encoding glycosyltransferase: protein MRFVIILFLICTCVADAKTVCLNMIVKDESAIIERCLNSCKDKIDYWVIVDMGSCDATKQIICQCMKNKPGELHERSWVNFEYNRNEALDLARDKADYILFIDADQRLEFEPTFNEATLEDPYYYVTTEEPGGLTSKHILLVDASYPWHWTGSVHESISCEGMVLDFQRSMNGVKLINVQDGCHASDPNRHLKDAETLEIEVRKNPTDSHAVFCLAQCYLNANQKILALKYYERRVQMEGSLDEKWYSLYTVARLHDEMGFPSDVITKEYCQAFQQRPIRAEPLGLLALHHLQRGNFILAYALAVQALGIKKPQDGYFVEDWFYEYGSLCIYADSARCLGAKEQALKAYQHVLKRECLPEGVRSKIKKTVEELSAPISIK from the coding sequence ATGCGTTTTGTTATAATTTTATTTTTAATTTGCACGTGTGTAGCAGACGCTAAAACAGTCTGTCTAAATATGATTGTTAAAGATGAGAGTGCTATCATTGAGCGTTGTCTTAATTCATGCAAAGATAAGATTGATTATTGGGTTATTGTTGACATGGGTTCTTGCGATGCAACAAAGCAGATCATTTGTCAATGTATGAAAAATAAGCCTGGAGAATTGCATGAGAGGTCTTGGGTTAATTTTGAGTATAATCGCAATGAAGCGCTTGATCTTGCAAGAGATAAGGCTGACTACATTTTATTTATTGATGCAGATCAGAGATTGGAGTTTGAGCCTACGTTTAATGAAGCAACATTGGAAGATCCCTATTATTATGTTACTACAGAGGAGCCAGGAGGCCTTACAAGTAAGCATATATTGTTAGTAGATGCAAGCTATCCATGGCATTGGACGGGATCTGTTCATGAAAGCATTAGTTGTGAGGGAATGGTTCTTGATTTTCAAAGAAGTATGAATGGGGTTAAGCTTATCAATGTTCAAGATGGTTGTCATGCTAGTGACCCCAATAGGCATTTAAAGGATGCAGAGACCTTGGAAATTGAAGTAAGAAAAAATCCTACAGACAGCCATGCTGTTTTTTGTCTTGCCCAGTGTTATCTTAATGCGAATCAAAAAATATTGGCTCTTAAATACTATGAGAGAAGGGTGCAGATGGAAGGATCTCTGGATGAAAAATGGTATTCGTTGTATACAGTCGCAAGATTGCATGATGAAATGGGCTTCCCATCTGATGTGATAACAAAAGAATATTGTCAGGCTTTTCAACAAAGACCTATTAGGGCAGAGCCTTTAGGGCTTTTAGCATTGCACCATTTGCAACGCGGAAATTTTATATTAGCTTACGCGCTTGCTGTACAGGCCTTGGGTATAAAAAAACCACAAGATGGATATTTTGTAGAAGATTGGTTTTATGAGTATGGCTCTCTTTGCATATATGCAGATAGCGCGCGTTGCCTGGGGGCTAAAGAGCAGGCTTTAAAAGCCTACCAACATGTACTGAAGCGAGAGTGCCTTCCAGAGGGTGTTAGATCCAAAATTAAAAAGACAGTTGAGGAACTCAGTGCGCCTATTTCTATAAAATAG
- a CDS encoding 1-deoxy-D-xylulose-5-phosphate reductoisomerase: MRRKISVLGSTGSIGKNALKIASNSNEKVEIVALSAKENIDLLEQQAWEYAPRLIAVYDKEKALILQKKLPHIRVLGGMEGLCEVATHHEAETVVAAIVGSVGLLPTIEAIKAKKAIALANKEVLVAAGAYIMPLVKEHNVALIPVDSEHSAVFQCLHHEDPKSVRRIILTSSGGPFREWSLEQLGQVTVEDALKHPNFAMGAKITIDSSTLMNKGLEVIEAYWLFGAQLDQIEVIIHPQQKIHSMVEFIDGSIMAQMCEPDMVIPIQYAMTYPERFQGLLKPYDFVKNSRLDFIQPDISKFRCLSLAYEALRLGGTLPCYMNAANEVLVNRFLKKEISWMSISEKLERLMGNCQNHQDVSLESILAVDESARRDALKI; encoded by the coding sequence ATGCGTAGAAAAATTTCTGTGCTTGGAAGTACGGGTTCAATTGGTAAAAATGCCTTAAAAATCGCTTCAAACTCTAATGAAAAGGTTGAAATAGTTGCTCTTTCAGCAAAAGAAAATATCGATCTATTAGAGCAACAAGCATGGGAATATGCTCCACGCTTAATTGCTGTGTATGATAAAGAAAAAGCCTTGATCTTGCAAAAAAAATTACCTCATATTCGCGTGCTTGGTGGTATGGAAGGGTTATGCGAAGTTGCAACTCACCATGAAGCTGAAACAGTAGTTGCAGCAATTGTGGGTTCTGTGGGTTTATTGCCAACGATAGAAGCAATTAAAGCAAAAAAAGCGATCGCATTGGCTAATAAAGAGGTTTTGGTTGCTGCAGGAGCTTATATCATGCCCTTGGTAAAGGAGCATAATGTAGCTTTGATACCTGTAGATAGCGAGCATAGTGCTGTTTTTCAGTGCTTGCATCATGAAGATCCTAAATCAGTGCGCCGGATTATATTGACAAGTTCAGGAGGTCCTTTTCGTGAATGGAGTCTTGAGCAGCTTGGACAAGTTACTGTAGAGGATGCTTTAAAGCATCCTAACTTTGCAATGGGAGCAAAAATTACTATAGACTCTTCAACATTGATGAATAAGGGATTAGAAGTTATCGAGGCTTATTGGCTGTTTGGTGCCCAGTTAGATCAAATTGAAGTTATAATACATCCTCAACAAAAAATTCATAGCATGGTAGAGTTTATTGATGGTTCTATTATGGCTCAGATGTGTGAGCCAGATATGGTTATTCCCATTCAATATGCAATGACCTATCCAGAGCGGTTTCAGGGCCTATTAAAGCCTTATGACTTTGTAAAAAATTCAAGGTTGGATTTTATACAACCAGATATTTCAAAATTTCGCTGTCTCTCTCTTGCATATGAGGCGCTGCGTTTAGGTGGAACATTGCCTTGCTACATGAATGCTGCAAATGAAGTTTTAGTTAATCGTTTCTTGAAAAAAGAGATTTCTTGGATGAGCATTAGTGAAAAACTAGAAAGGCTCATGGGAAATTGTCAAAATCATCAAGATGTTTCTTTAGAATCCATTTTAGCTGTAGATGAGTCTGCTCGTAGAGATGCTCTAAAAATTTAA
- the frr gene encoding ribosome recycling factor: protein MSYESAKTKMTAAVEHLKTELKSIRTGRANPSMLDSVTVDVFGTPTRLKGVANVTAPEGRQLLITPFDPNNVGSIAKAIEKANLNLQPIADGNVVRIKIPPMDSNARQEMVKLCKKKAEEAKVSIRNIRRECNESVKKQKSAGDIAEDQMKRLEKQIQDLTDKSCKEIDDAAHAKEKDVMEI, encoded by the coding sequence ATGAGTTATGAATCAGCAAAAACTAAGATGACGGCAGCTGTTGAGCATTTAAAAACGGAATTGAAGTCCATTCGGACAGGTAGAGCAAATCCTAGCATGCTTGATTCAGTTACGGTAGATGTTTTTGGAACGCCTACCCGGTTAAAGGGTGTTGCGAATGTAACGGCTCCTGAGGGCAGACAATTATTAATTACACCATTTGACCCTAATAATGTAGGTAGTATTGCAAAAGCTATAGAAAAGGCAAATCTGAATTTGCAGCCTATTGCTGATGGAAATGTTGTTCGTATTAAGATCCCTCCAATGGATTCTAATGCAAGGCAGGAAATGGTAAAGCTTTGTAAGAAAAAAGCGGAAGAAGCAAAGGTTAGTATACGTAATATTAGACGCGAGTGTAACGAATCGGTAAAGAAGCAGAAAAGCGCGGGTGATATTGCAGAAGATCAGATGAAAAGACTTGAAAAGCAGATTCAAGATTTAACAGATAAGTCCTGCAAAGAGATTGACGATGCAGCTCATGCAAAAGAAAAAGATGTAATGGAAATTTGA
- the pyrH gene encoding UMP kinase, whose translation MLKRILLKLSGEALLGQEIVGKETALIIARSVKQLQEDSIQVGIVIGGGNIFRGNQNALLGISRVASDQMGMLATLINGIALQELFISIGCKVKVLSAIACGNFVEEYSPAKAIAYLEQGFALIFVGGTGMPFFTTDTAAALRAIEIGADIMLKATKVDGVYDKDPHKYPDAVKYDKISYSEVLEKSLAVMDLTATALCMENQLPILVFDIFAQDSLKKAVFQSNIGTLVSKE comes from the coding sequence TTGTTAAAACGTATTTTACTTAAACTATCAGGAGAAGCCCTTCTGGGCCAAGAAATTGTAGGGAAAGAGACAGCACTTATCATTGCAAGGTCAGTTAAACAGCTTCAGGAAGATTCAATACAAGTAGGTATTGTAATTGGAGGCGGTAATATTTTTAGAGGCAATCAGAATGCTCTTCTTGGAATATCAAGAGTTGCATCTGATCAGATGGGTATGCTTGCAACACTCATTAATGGGATAGCATTGCAAGAGTTATTTATAAGCATTGGGTGCAAGGTGAAGGTTTTAAGCGCAATTGCTTGTGGTAATTTTGTAGAGGAGTATTCACCTGCAAAGGCCATTGCTTATTTAGAACAGGGTTTTGCTTTAATTTTTGTGGGTGGTACAGGAATGCCCTTTTTTACAACGGATACTGCTGCGGCTTTGAGAGCAATTGAAATAGGGGCTGATATTATGTTAAAAGCTACAAAAGTGGATGGTGTTTATGATAAAGATCCTCACAAATACCCTGATGCTGTAAAATATGATAAAATTTCTTATTCAGAAGTGCTTGAAAAGTCTCTTGCTGTCATGGATCTTACAGCTACGGCCTTATGTATGGAAAATCAGCTACCTATTCTAGTCTTTGACATTTTTGCTCAAGATAGTTTAAAAAAGGCTGTATTTCAAAGTAATATTGGAACGCTTGTATCAAAGGAGTAA
- the tsf gene encoding translation elongation factor Ts — protein sequence MTKPVTAEMVKELRARTGVGMAKCKEALDQSGGDMDLAIANLRKAGIASAVKKEGRETKEGLIGVAESAKALALIEVNAETDFVAKNESFQKFLSELALEVANTTPVSVDAFLQQKFSKDHSLTIDQHRAIVVQSIGENLKVQRIAVFQKGNDRSLGFYSHMGGKIVTFVEIEGASGEEALAKDIAMHIAAEAPQYLDSSEIPADVKAHEEDIAKGQVKGKPENIIAKIVEGKINAFYDQVCLLRQKFVKDHTITIEQLVAAKAKEIGKPIKLKRFLRWQVGEQSVAT from the coding sequence ATGACAAAACCAGTAACTGCAGAAATGGTTAAAGAGCTACGTGCAAGAACAGGTGTTGGCATGGCAAAATGTAAAGAGGCATTGGACCAATCTGGTGGCGATATGGATCTTGCAATTGCAAATTTAAGAAAAGCAGGTATTGCATCCGCTGTTAAAAAAGAGGGGCGTGAGACCAAGGAAGGTTTGATAGGTGTTGCTGAGTCTGCAAAGGCGCTTGCTTTGATTGAAGTAAATGCAGAAACTGACTTTGTTGCAAAGAATGAATCATTTCAGAAATTTTTGAGTGAACTTGCTCTAGAAGTTGCAAATACTACGCCCGTCTCTGTGGACGCGTTTTTACAACAGAAATTTTCTAAAGATCATTCGTTAACAATAGACCAACATAGAGCAATCGTTGTTCAGAGCATTGGTGAGAACCTAAAAGTACAACGTATCGCAGTTTTTCAAAAAGGTAACGATCGCTCACTTGGTTTTTACTCTCATATGGGTGGTAAAATTGTAACTTTTGTTGAAATTGAAGGAGCTTCTGGTGAAGAGGCTTTAGCAAAAGATATAGCAATGCATATTGCAGCAGAAGCACCTCAATACCTAGATTCAAGTGAAATCCCGGCTGATGTTAAAGCCCATGAAGAGGATATTGCAAAGGGGCAGGTAAAAGGTAAGCCTGAGAATATTATTGCAAAAATTGTAGAAGGTAAGATCAACGCCTTTTATGACCAAGTCTGTTTGCTTCGTCAAAAATTTGTAAAAGATCATACAATTACAATAGAGCAGCTTGTTGCAGCTAAGGCAAAAGAAATTGGCAAGCCAATTAAACTAAAGCGATTTTTGCGCTGGCAAGTTGGTGAGCAAAGCGTAGCAACTTGA